In one window of Henckelia pumila isolate YLH828 chromosome 1, ASM3356847v2, whole genome shotgun sequence DNA:
- the LOC140869094 gene encoding uncharacterized mitochondrial protein AtMg00300-like: MKIVKDALVVMKAEKVAANLYVLLGETHKEAESAVASIASGEESTVLWHRKIGHMSERGMKILLERKLLPGITKVNLPFCEHSITSKQHRLKFGTSTAKSKGILELIHSDVCQSSIGIVCGV; this comes from the exons atgaagattgtgaaagACGCGCTTGTGGTTATGAAGGCGGAAAAGGTTGCTGCAAATCTGTATGTATTGTTGGGGGAAACACACAAAGAGGCGGAATCAGCTGTTGCATCAATTGCTTCGGGGGAAGAATCAACAGTGTTGTGGCATAGAAAGATTGGGcatatgtcagaacgaggaatgaagattctctTAGAACGGAAGCTGTTGCCGGGGATTACAAAAGTGAATCTACCCTTTTGTGAGCATTCTATTACCAGTAAACAACACAGATTGAAGTTTGGCACGTCTACTGCCAAAAGCAAAGGCATATTGGAGctgattcattctgatgtttg TCAGAGTAGTATTGGCATTGTGTGCGGTGTTTGA